From Herbiconiux flava, one genomic window encodes:
- a CDS encoding adenosylhomocysteinase, translating into MTDTDLAARGAARVDWIRSRMPLLAQAREDLAATRPFAGHRIGMSLHIEPKTAVLLETLAAGGAEIVGTGNHGSTQDDVVAFLQTLGMTLFGRRDDTLEEHHANVLRVLDAQPDMLLDNGGDLAAGVVARGTEASLIGGTEETTSGGDRLRGELSGAVPFPMIVINDSLLKAIGENKHAVGQSVVESFMRITNLMVPGRRFVVFGYGWCGRGVAHYLRALGGKVAVVEIDELKAFEAALDGFRVSDGPSLAPWGDVFITATGHAGVLPVEVVEQMQDGAVLANCGHFPWEIDVAGLRAAAVGSREIIDAVERIDLPNGRHVVLLAGGRMFNLAGREPKGNSLESMDLGFLLQTLSLERVATDAAGLVAGAQPVPDDIDRTIARRMLAALHAGE; encoded by the coding sequence ATGACTGACACCGACCTTGCTGCGCGCGGAGCTGCGCGCGTCGACTGGATCCGCTCACGGATGCCGCTGCTCGCTCAGGCGCGGGAGGACCTCGCCGCCACGCGGCCGTTCGCCGGCCACCGCATCGGGATGTCGCTGCACATCGAGCCGAAGACGGCCGTGCTGCTCGAGACCCTCGCCGCCGGCGGGGCGGAGATCGTGGGGACGGGCAATCACGGCTCGACGCAGGACGACGTGGTCGCCTTCCTGCAGACGCTCGGCATGACGCTGTTCGGTCGCCGCGACGACACCCTCGAGGAGCATCACGCCAACGTGCTGCGCGTGCTCGACGCCCAGCCCGACATGCTGCTCGACAACGGCGGCGACCTGGCGGCGGGAGTCGTCGCCCGTGGTACCGAGGCGAGCCTGATCGGCGGAACCGAGGAGACCACCTCGGGCGGTGACCGGCTGCGCGGCGAGCTCTCGGGGGCGGTGCCGTTCCCGATGATCGTGATCAACGACAGCCTGCTCAAGGCGATCGGCGAGAACAAGCACGCCGTGGGGCAGTCCGTGGTCGAGAGCTTCATGCGCATCACCAACCTGATGGTGCCCGGGCGGCGCTTCGTCGTGTTCGGCTACGGCTGGTGCGGCCGCGGGGTGGCGCACTACCTGCGGGCACTCGGCGGCAAGGTCGCCGTGGTCGAGATCGACGAGCTCAAGGCGTTCGAGGCGGCGCTCGACGGGTTCCGGGTGTCGGACGGGCCGTCGCTGGCGCCCTGGGGAGACGTGTTCATCACCGCCACCGGGCACGCCGGCGTGCTGCCGGTCGAGGTCGTCGAGCAGATGCAGGACGGGGCGGTGCTGGCGAATTGCGGGCACTTCCCGTGGGAGATCGACGTCGCCGGGCTGCGGGCGGCCGCGGTCGGAAGCCGCGAGATCATCGACGCGGTCGAGCGCATCGACCTGCCCAACGGGCGGCACGTCGTGCTGCTGGCGGGCGGGCGGATGTTCAACCTCGCCGGTCGCGAGCCGAAGGGCAACTCGCTCGAGTCGATGGACCTCGGCTTCCTGCTGCAGACGCTCTCGCTCGAGCGGGTCGCGACGGACGCGGCGGGCCTCGTCGCCGGGGCGCAGCCGGTTCCCGACGACATCGATCGCACGATCGCCCGGCGCATGCTCGCGGCCCTGCACGCGGGGGAGTGA
- a CDS encoding nucleoside hydrolase yields the protein MPKKIILDCDPGHDDAIALLLAHGSPEIELLAVTTVVGNQTLEKVTRNALSVARVAGITGVPFAAGCARPLVRTVEVAPDIHGESGLDGPVLPEPVIGLDERHAVDLIIDTIMAEEPGTVTLVPTGGLTNIAMAARKEPRIVPRVKEVVLMGGGYHVGNWSATSEFNIIIDPEAAHIVFNESWPLTMVGLDLTHQALATPEVRERIRAIDTAPARFVEELLEFFAGTYLEAQGFLHPPVHDPCAVARVIDPDVMTARRVPLDVELSGTLTLGMTVADFRSPAPEDCITQVAVDLDHERFWALIVDALERIGDPEA from the coding sequence GTGCCGAAGAAGATCATCCTCGACTGCGACCCCGGTCACGACGACGCCATCGCGCTCCTCCTGGCGCACGGCAGCCCCGAGATCGAGCTGCTCGCCGTCACGACGGTCGTCGGCAACCAGACCCTAGAGAAGGTCACCCGCAACGCCCTCTCGGTAGCGCGGGTCGCGGGCATCACCGGCGTCCCGTTCGCCGCAGGCTGCGCCCGGCCGCTCGTGCGCACGGTCGAGGTCGCGCCCGACATCCACGGCGAGTCGGGCCTCGACGGCCCCGTGCTGCCCGAGCCCGTGATCGGGCTCGACGAGCGGCACGCCGTGGACCTGATCATCGACACGATCATGGCCGAGGAGCCCGGCACCGTCACGCTCGTGCCCACCGGAGGCCTGACCAACATCGCGATGGCCGCCCGCAAGGAGCCGCGCATCGTGCCGCGCGTGAAAGAGGTCGTGCTGATGGGCGGCGGCTACCACGTCGGCAACTGGAGCGCGACGAGCGAGTTCAACATCATCATCGACCCCGAGGCCGCGCACATCGTCTTCAACGAGTCGTGGCCGCTGACGATGGTGGGGCTCGATCTGACCCACCAGGCCCTGGCGACGCCCGAGGTTCGGGAGCGCATCCGGGCCATCGACACCGCGCCGGCGCGCTTCGTGGAGGAGCTGCTCGAATTCTTCGCCGGAACCTACCTCGAGGCTCAGGGCTTCCTGCACCCGCCCGTGCACGACCCGTGCGCCGTCGCCCGTGTGATCGACCCCGACGTGATGACGGCCCGCCGCGTCCCGCTCGACGTCGAGCTCTCGGGCACACTGACGCTCGGCATGACCGTCGCCGACTTCCGCTCACCCGCGCCGGAGGACTGCATCACCCAGGTCGCGGTCGACCTCGACCACGAGCGCTTCTGGGCGCTCATCGTCGACGCCCTCGAGCGCATCGGCGACCCCGAGGCCTGA
- a CDS encoding DinB family protein has product MAIVPDTKNWTWVLEKECPECGFDSSATAAREVPRLVRENAAAWPAVLERDDVRQRPDASTWSALEYAAHVRDVFRVFDGRLALMLEQDEPEFANWDQDATAIEDRYGEQDPAVVSRELTEAAETMARALEAVPDGAWQRRGLRSDGSAFTVETLAQYFIHDPVHHLHDVRG; this is encoded by the coding sequence ATGGCGATCGTTCCTGACACCAAGAACTGGACGTGGGTGCTCGAGAAGGAGTGCCCCGAGTGCGGCTTCGACTCCTCGGCGACGGCAGCGCGGGAGGTGCCGCGGCTGGTGCGGGAGAACGCTGCTGCCTGGCCCGCCGTGCTCGAGCGCGACGACGTACGGCAGCGGCCCGACGCGTCGACCTGGTCGGCGCTGGAGTACGCGGCGCACGTGCGGGACGTGTTCCGCGTCTTCGACGGGCGGCTGGCGCTGATGCTCGAGCAGGACGAGCCGGAATTCGCGAACTGGGACCAAGACGCGACGGCGATCGAGGATCGGTACGGCGAGCAGGACCCGGCGGTGGTGTCGCGCGAGCTCACCGAGGCCGCCGAGACGATGGCGCGCGCCCTCGAGGCGGTTCCCGACGGCGCGTGGCAGCGGCGGGGGCTGCGGAGTGACGGTTCGGCGTTCACGGTGGAGACGCTGGCGCAGTACTTCATCCACGACCCGGTGCATCACCTGCACGACGTGCGGGGCTGA